From one Nitrospira sp. MA-1 genomic stretch:
- a CDS encoding cupin domain-containing protein has protein sequence MNVVNIQDYSQFSNEKMKKQNVFQSPRFFCDVYGFEPGQEQKGHVHADQDKVYLVLEGQGTFRVGSESRILGEGQGTMAPAGEEHGVVNHTTTRLRVLVFMAPNPG, from the coding sequence GTGAATGTGGTGAATATCCAAGACTACAGCCAGTTTTCGAATGAAAAGATGAAGAAACAGAATGTGTTTCAATCACCGAGATTTTTTTGTGATGTGTATGGTTTCGAGCCCGGCCAGGAACAAAAAGGCCATGTGCATGCCGACCAGGATAAAGTCTATTTGGTTTTGGAAGGGCAAGGCACGTTTCGGGTCGGGAGTGAAAGCCGGATACTGGGAGAAGGGCAGGGGACGATGGCTCCGGCCGGGGAAGAGCATGGCGTGGTGAACCATACGACCACCCGGCTCCGGGTGCTGGTCTTTATGGCTCCCAATCCAGGGTAA
- a CDS encoding DUF4340 domain-containing protein produces MINPVRVTLILALVVLGLGGYILLIDIPQSRKLEKQETQERQILPFDDRAITQITWATPTDTIRLERDDQWRWMMTEPMRSPADAREIRRILRALTIGKIKRYIEDGPSNLSAYGLAPPYLTLTLTTPTETQEIALGDAGPFAPSLYVQTKPDNQVVLTTLDVMTFAQKSLTNFRLKDLLFFERDRVLELHIQLGSSTMVMTRMAGAHSLTPNWMFQSPVKGPADKTAVGTLLMDLGGLAATGFIDTEEEKKRILEQPARIQATIQVVEGARTHHLELYQFADPEKAYAITSASGPLYEIPTGILKPITQGMFHFQDKRLFGMEVADIAMLTVHTPQDHYVLINQHDEWILEDNPSAELNQEVVKLFVSRIVDTPAEIFHPDSSPASKDNGMASPNATISGMNRNGKEIGQLILGKRERGLVFAKGASLPGLFQVRSAILDQIPPKTKLIRETNSTE; encoded by the coding sequence ATGATAAATCCCGTTCGAGTGACGCTCATCCTGGCTCTGGTCGTTCTTGGCTTGGGAGGCTATATCCTCCTCATTGATATCCCTCAATCCCGCAAACTGGAAAAACAGGAAACCCAGGAACGACAGATCTTGCCCTTTGATGACCGGGCTATCACGCAGATCACCTGGGCCACTCCCACGGACACCATCCGCCTCGAACGTGACGACCAATGGCGGTGGATGATGACCGAACCTATGCGATCCCCTGCGGATGCGCGTGAAATCCGCAGGATCCTCCGAGCCCTCACGATAGGAAAAATTAAACGGTATATCGAGGATGGTCCAAGCAATTTGTCAGCATACGGATTAGCTCCCCCTTATCTCACCCTTACCCTCACCACTCCGACTGAGACGCAGGAAATAGCTCTAGGGGATGCCGGCCCCTTTGCTCCGTCCCTTTACGTCCAAACGAAACCTGACAATCAGGTCGTGCTCACCACTTTGGATGTGATGACCTTTGCTCAAAAGTCTCTCACAAACTTTCGGCTCAAGGACCTATTATTTTTCGAGCGGGATCGAGTCCTGGAGCTTCATATTCAACTCGGATCTTCCACCATGGTCATGACACGGATGGCAGGAGCCCATAGCTTGACGCCGAATTGGATGTTTCAAAGTCCTGTGAAAGGACCTGCAGATAAAACGGCCGTGGGCACCCTCCTCATGGATTTGGGAGGTTTGGCCGCCACAGGGTTCATTGATACCGAAGAAGAGAAGAAACGGATTCTGGAGCAACCGGCACGCATTCAAGCCACCATCCAAGTCGTAGAAGGCGCACGCACGCACCATCTGGAACTCTATCAATTTGCTGATCCGGAAAAGGCCTATGCCATTACGTCCGCCTCCGGCCCACTCTATGAAATTCCCACGGGGATACTGAAACCCATCACTCAAGGCATGTTTCATTTTCAAGACAAACGTCTCTTTGGCATGGAAGTCGCCGACATTGCTATGCTGACCGTCCACACCCCACAAGATCATTATGTCCTCATCAATCAACACGATGAGTGGATCTTAGAGGACAATCCTTCAGCAGAGTTAAATCAGGAAGTGGTAAAACTTTTTGTCAGTCGGATCGTGGATACTCCAGCGGAAATATTCCACCCCGATTCCTCTCCCGCCTCAAAAGACAATGGGATGGCCTCACCCAACGCTACCATTTCCGGCATGAACCGCAATGGGAAGGAAATCGGACAATTAATTTTGGGAAAGAGGGAACGGGGACTGGTCTTCGCCAAAGGAGCAAGCTTGCCAGGTTTATTCCAGGTCCGATCGGCTATCCTTGATCAAATACCCCCAAAAACCAAACTGATACGGGAAACCAACTCAACTGAATAG
- a CDS encoding Gldg family protein: MASILGIAGTILVLIGLGLPLFQPAGGSLSSILLGLGTLCLLGYFAFHFRSLTALARTRSTRLGAHSLFSVLLAGVVVALLNFLAAKHAPEWDFSETQNFTLSRQTYQVLRTLPREVKMTAFTHEGSPGYGGYQDLLTTYAKESPLITLTFIDPERQPDKAKEYQVTRIDTVVVESGPQKVYLQRSSEADMTNALLRVTQDKKKRIAFVTGHGEKSLTDTESSGLSRAGDALTKQGYEVGTVDWQDTASHEAAVLIVASSTEAVSVEHQHRIRQFLEKGGRVLVMVDPASGDSLDPLITPWGIQLGAGILADEQDRLGRGSPTALLVRTFTTHDITEDFTTPILFPVSRSVTFDTAQGKTWEYVALAQTSPESWEETDLNSPQPEFTAGQDPKGPFTVAGLLIPKPVDQSPTAQSAILIVGNAAFATNGYLTYPGNTDFFLKAIAWLAQEDALVSLTPKDPAFHPFIPNPSQEQALVFFQVLFLPLLTLFIGLSVWKRRRSL, encoded by the coding sequence GTGGCTTCCATTCTCGGAATAGCCGGAACCATATTAGTCCTGATAGGACTTGGTCTCCCCTTGTTCCAGCCTGCTGGAGGGAGCCTCTCCTCAATCCTGCTCGGCCTGGGGACACTGTGCCTCCTGGGCTATTTCGCCTTCCATTTTCGCAGCCTCACCGCGTTAGCGCGAACCCGGTCTACCCGACTCGGAGCACACAGCCTGTTTTCGGTCCTGCTTGCAGGCGTCGTCGTTGCCTTACTCAATTTTCTCGCAGCCAAGCATGCCCCGGAATGGGATTTCTCGGAGACGCAAAATTTCACCCTAAGCCGACAGACCTATCAAGTCCTTCGGACTCTGCCAAGAGAAGTAAAAATGACCGCCTTCACCCATGAAGGGAGCCCGGGTTATGGGGGCTACCAGGATCTCTTGACGACCTATGCGAAGGAGAGTCCTCTCATCACCCTGACCTTCATCGATCCTGAACGCCAACCAGACAAAGCCAAAGAGTATCAAGTGACTCGAATCGATACCGTCGTCGTGGAAAGTGGTCCCCAAAAGGTCTATCTCCAACGGTCTTCTGAAGCCGACATGACCAATGCGCTGCTCCGCGTCACACAGGACAAGAAAAAGCGCATTGCCTTTGTTACGGGCCATGGCGAAAAGAGTCTAACCGATACCGAATCGTCAGGATTATCTCGTGCCGGCGACGCCCTGACCAAGCAAGGCTATGAGGTCGGGACAGTGGATTGGCAAGACACGGCTTCTCACGAAGCAGCAGTGCTCATTGTGGCCTCCTCCACAGAAGCCGTATCCGTCGAGCACCAACACCGGATACGTCAATTTCTGGAAAAAGGAGGACGGGTACTGGTGATGGTTGATCCAGCCAGTGGCGATTCGTTAGATCCCCTGATCACACCTTGGGGCATTCAATTGGGGGCCGGCATCCTAGCCGATGAACAGGACCGCTTGGGACGTGGCAGTCCCACCGCGTTGCTCGTTCGCACCTTTACGACCCATGACATCACCGAAGACTTCACCACTCCAATCCTATTTCCTGTGTCCCGCTCAGTGACCTTCGACACGGCACAGGGAAAGACCTGGGAGTATGTCGCCTTAGCACAAACGTCTCCGGAAAGCTGGGAAGAAACGGACCTGAACAGTCCTCAACCTGAATTCACCGCAGGGCAGGACCCCAAAGGCCCCTTTACCGTCGCGGGCCTCTTAATCCCTAAACCGGTCGACCAGTCCCCAACAGCTCAATCTGCCATTCTCATCGTGGGCAATGCGGCGTTTGCAACCAATGGGTATCTGACCTATCCGGGAAACACGGACTTTTTCCTCAAGGCCATCGCATGGCTTGCCCAAGAGGACGCCTTAGTTTCTTTGACACCAAAAGATCCGGCCTTTCATCCATTCATACCGAATCCCTCGCAGGAACAGGCGCTCGTGTTTTTTCAGGTCCTGTTCCTTCCACTCCTTACTTTATTTATCGGTTTATCCGTTTGGAAAAGGCGGCGAAGTCTTTGA
- a CDS encoding ABC transporter permease codes for MTPVHTIVAKELRSAFVSPVVYVIAAIFLAIVGLLAYSAAANASNQAIRLMQIQNTYAQLNLNDMLFRPLFRSINLILMIILPLLTMRLFAEERKLRTFELLLTSPIGVNEIVSGKFMSVIIVYSGLLSLTSLIPITLSAYATFDWRPIYLGYVALFLQGALLISIGLFASALTENQIIAAFLSFGCILGLWMLGALGGIVGDTTVGHILSYLSFSEHYERLIRGLFNLKDILYYVSGIAFMWFAAHQAVDAYRWK; via the coding sequence ATGACCCCCGTTCACACGATTGTTGCCAAAGAATTACGAAGTGCATTTGTGTCTCCAGTGGTCTATGTCATCGCAGCTATATTTTTAGCCATCGTGGGCCTGTTGGCCTATTCCGCAGCAGCCAATGCGAGTAACCAGGCCATCCGCCTGATGCAAATTCAAAACACCTACGCACAACTCAATCTCAATGATATGTTGTTCAGGCCACTCTTTCGAAGTATCAACCTCATCCTCATGATTATTCTGCCATTACTCACCATGCGTTTGTTCGCCGAAGAACGCAAACTCCGAACCTTCGAGCTCCTTCTCACGTCTCCCATTGGGGTGAATGAAATCGTTTCCGGAAAGTTCATGAGCGTGATAATCGTCTATAGCGGCCTGTTATCACTGACAAGCCTCATCCCCATAACACTGTCCGCCTATGCAACCTTTGATTGGCGACCGATTTATCTTGGGTATGTCGCCCTGTTCCTCCAGGGAGCCCTTCTCATTTCCATCGGTCTGTTTGCCTCGGCTCTGACCGAGAATCAAATTATTGCGGCTTTTTTAAGCTTTGGCTGCATCTTAGGTCTCTGGATGCTCGGGGCGTTGGGAGGCATTGTTGGGGACACCACGGTCGGACACATTCTGTCCTATCTCTCGTTTAGCGAACATTATGAACGATTGATTCGTGGTCTCTTTAATCTCAAAGATATTCTCTATTACGTCTCCGGTATAGCCTTTATGTGGTTTGCCGCTCACCAAGCCGTCGACGCCTACCGATGGAAGTAA